A section of the Marinoscillum sp. 108 genome encodes:
- a CDS encoding heavy metal translocating P-type ATPase metal-binding domain-containing protein: protein MSKLVLWVPEVYMTSSARISPKLRCHHCGTSCEEDHIEYEDKDFCCHGCRAVYELIEHNNLGAYYQNRELHAGRVAEEKEIHKKYSFLDQKEVSEGLLHYSDANQSAVRFSLPGIHCSSCIYLLEHLPKLESRIFSAEVNFLRKEITILFSKAITLREVAIILATLGYPPAIHLDSVEAPKPRKSNKQVLRIAVAGFCFGNSMLMSLPEYLDSAFQAEESFRHLFGWINLFLSIPVVFYAAQEYYKSAWRSIRHGYMNIDVPITLGIFTLFVRSGYEILWAAGPGYVDSLAGLVFFLLLGKWYQSKSYEALSFERDYKSYFPVSVTRVVSGQEEQVLVRDLKPNDCIVLHNQELIPADGILQSGKAKIDYSFVTGEADPIPVSEGERVYAGGRQLGGQIEISLEKAVSTSKLTQLWNNQTFAKTANPYDNLIDKVSKYFTVVILILALGTGIYWSVADPSKIWDAVASVLIVACPCALALALPFGLGHGMRILGHQGVYLKNAGIIEQMAKTETIVFDKTGTLTKNNPSKVSYQGAELNPIQLSLLKTACANSAHPISRLILGTIAESVEKMAITDFNEQVGKGLRAEIAGHVVKVGSSAWINRSSNTVQETTAYVDIDGVFIGFYSIRAEYRADIFSELKHLRNDYRLCLLSGDNASEAPTLAPYFDQWAFNQKPEEKLSFLQGLQGHTLMIGDGLNDAGALKSASVGFAVCEDIHQFSPACDALVEADSLSRTGSILRFSKVVMRVIVAALVISFVYNIIGLSFAVSGHLTPVVSAILMPISSVTVVAFITLVINGISKKYFR from the coding sequence TTGAGCAAATTAGTTTTGTGGGTGCCTGAAGTATATATGACATCATCTGCCCGGATTTCTCCAAAATTACGTTGCCATCATTGCGGCACCTCGTGTGAGGAAGACCACATCGAATATGAAGACAAGGATTTTTGCTGCCATGGCTGCAGGGCGGTTTATGAGTTGATCGAGCACAACAATCTGGGTGCATACTATCAAAACAGGGAGCTGCACGCTGGTAGGGTAGCCGAGGAAAAGGAAATTCACAAGAAATACTCATTTCTGGATCAGAAAGAGGTGAGCGAGGGGCTGCTCCATTATTCAGATGCCAACCAGTCTGCAGTCAGGTTTTCTCTGCCGGGCATTCATTGTAGCTCTTGTATTTACCTGCTGGAGCACCTGCCCAAGTTAGAAAGCCGTATTTTCTCCGCCGAGGTTAACTTTCTCCGAAAGGAAATCACCATTCTTTTCTCTAAAGCAATTACCCTGCGGGAGGTGGCCATCATCCTGGCTACATTGGGGTATCCGCCTGCTATTCATCTGGACAGTGTGGAGGCGCCGAAGCCCAGAAAGTCAAATAAGCAGGTATTGCGAATAGCAGTGGCGGGTTTTTGCTTCGGCAATAGTATGCTGATGAGCCTGCCTGAGTATCTGGATAGCGCATTTCAGGCCGAGGAGTCATTCAGGCACTTGTTTGGTTGGATCAATCTGTTTTTATCGATTCCAGTGGTCTTTTATGCTGCTCAGGAGTACTACAAGAGTGCCTGGAGAAGCATCCGGCATGGATATATGAATATAGACGTACCCATTACCCTGGGTATTTTCACACTTTTTGTCAGGAGTGGATATGAGATACTATGGGCTGCGGGTCCGGGCTATGTGGACTCCCTGGCTGGTCTTGTCTTCTTTTTGTTGTTGGGCAAATGGTATCAGAGCAAATCATATGAGGCCCTGTCTTTTGAGCGGGATTATAAGTCTTATTTTCCCGTTTCGGTAACGCGGGTGGTCAGTGGCCAGGAGGAGCAGGTATTGGTGAGAGATTTGAAGCCAAACGACTGCATCGTTCTTCACAATCAGGAGTTGATCCCTGCCGATGGTATTTTGCAATCCGGTAAAGCCAAAATTGACTACAGCTTTGTGACGGGAGAGGCTGATCCCATACCTGTAAGTGAGGGGGAGCGCGTGTACGCGGGAGGCAGGCAGTTGGGTGGGCAGATTGAAATAAGTCTGGAAAAAGCCGTGAGCACCAGCAAACTCACTCAGTTATGGAATAATCAGACCTTTGCCAAGACTGCCAATCCCTATGACAACCTGATAGACAAGGTGAGCAAGTACTTCACTGTGGTGATCCTCATACTTGCCCTGGGCACAGGAATATACTGGAGTGTGGCAGATCCTTCCAAAATATGGGATGCCGTTGCTTCCGTGCTGATTGTGGCTTGCCCGTGTGCACTGGCGTTGGCCTTACCCTTTGGCCTGGGACATGGCATGCGGATACTCGGTCACCAGGGTGTTTATCTGAAAAATGCCGGTATTATTGAGCAGATGGCTAAAACCGAAACGATTGTCTTTGACAAAACGGGGACGCTCACCAAAAATAATCCCTCCAAAGTAAGTTATCAGGGCGCGGAGTTAAACCCTATACAACTATCCCTTCTCAAAACGGCCTGTGCCAATTCTGCCCACCCTATCAGCAGGCTTATATTAGGCACCATTGCGGAGAGTGTGGAGAAGATGGCCATCACAGATTTCAATGAGCAGGTAGGAAAAGGCTTGCGGGCTGAGATAGCTGGTCATGTAGTGAAAGTGGGATCGTCGGCATGGATCAATCGCTCCTCCAATACGGTACAGGAGACCACGGCCTATGTGGACATAGACGGTGTTTTTATTGGGTTTTACAGCATCAGGGCAGAGTATCGTGCCGACATATTTTCTGAACTGAAACATCTGCGGAACGACTACAGACTTTGTTTGCTTTCTGGAGATAATGCGTCTGAGGCACCCACCCTGGCTCCATATTTTGACCAATGGGCATTCAATCAAAAGCCAGAAGAGAAGCTGTCCTTTTTACAAGGGCTTCAAGGTCATACGCTGATGATTGGTGACGGGCTGAACGACGCTGGAGCACTCAAGTCTGCCAGTGTGGGATTTGCAGTGTGCGAAGACATCCATCAGTTTAGTCCCGCCTGTGACGCGCTGGTGGAAGCTGACTCACTGAGCCGAACGGGCAGCATCCTTAGGTTTTCCAAAGTGGTCATGCGTGTAATTGTGGCCGCATTGGTGATCTCTTTTGTGTACAATATTATAGGGCTGTCCTTTGCCGTTTCGGGCCACCTCACCCCGGTGGTCTCGGCCATCCTCATGCCCATCAGCTCAGTTACGGTGGTGGCATTTATCACGCTGGTGATAAATGGGATCTCCAAAAAGTACTTTCGGTGA